Genomic segment of Saprospira sp. CCB-QB6:
ATTGCCTTCCCCAAAGATATTTGCGATGAAGTTTATGCGCAAGGGCCTTATGAGGGGGATGCTAATACGAGCAATGAGCAGGATAATGTTTTTAGTGATAGTTTATCGAAAAATATGCTGGACCAATTGACTGGAGATATTCAATCTGGTTATACTTTGCAAAAGGAAATTGTGGTACAATTGTAAGCCAAATAGAATGGATACAAAAAGGGCTGTCGGAAAATACCGACAGCCCTTTTTAGCTTAGTCCTTATTCAATTCCTCTTGCTTTAACTCGCCTTTTGGAGTTTCAGCTTTGGGTTCCTGTTTTTTAGGTTCCTGCTTCTGCTCATTTTTTGGAGCTTCGGCTTTAGGTTCCTGTTTTTTGTGTTCCTGCTTCTGCTCATTTTTTGGAGTTTCGGCTTTGGGCTCCTGTTTTTTGGGTTCCTGCTTCTGCTCGTTTTTCGGAGCTTCAGCTTTGGGTTCCTGTTTTTTAGGTTCCTGCTTCTGCTCATTTTTTGGAGTTTCGGCTTTGGGCTCCTGTTTTTTGGGTTCCTGCTTCTGCTCATTTTTTGGAGTTTCGGCTTTGGGCTCCTGTTTTTTGGGTTCCTGCTTCTGCTCATTTTTTGGAGTTTCGGCTTTGGGTTCCTGTTTTTGCTCGTTCTTAGGCGTTTCCGTTTCCTGTTCGTTTTCTACGGCATCCGCAGGACGGGGTCCTTTGCGTTTGGGGCCGCGGGCTGGACGTTTGGGGCCTCGTTTAGGTCTTTGTTTTTGGTCCTCCTCCTTGTTTTCTTCTTGCTGGTTACTCTCTTCGTTTTTCTCTTGTTGGCGTTGCTTACGTTGTTTACGTTCTTGGCGGCGTTGCTGTTCTTCCTCCTTTTCGTATTGTTCTAGGCTAATGATCGGCATTTCGTTCGCGTGCATATCTTCGTAGTTGGCCCGATTTCTATAGGCGTCGATAGCGAGATAGAGCGCGCGGCGGAAAGAATCTGATTCGGCGACATTCTTACCAGCCAAATTGAAGGCGGTACCATGATCGGGAGAGGTGCGAACAAAAGGCATTCCTGCGGTAAAGTTGACCCCTTGTCCAAAAGAAAGCGCTTTAAAGGCCACCAAACCTTGGTCGTGGTACATGGCCAAAATTGCATCAAAGTTTCTGTAGTTTTGGCTACCAAAGAAGCCGTCGGCAGGGTAGGGGCCAATGGCCATAATTCCTTCCTTTTTAGCTTTCTCGATAGCGGGGATAATGATCTCCTGTTCTTCGGTTCCAATATTTCCTCCATCGCTAGCGTGGGGATTAAGGCCGAGGACGGCAATTTTGGGACGATCAAGGCCAAAGTCGGCCCGAAGGCTATGGTGCATCAATTGTAGCTTGCGCAAAACGGTTTGGCTATTCAGCGCATTGGCCACCTCTTTAATAGGGAGATGATTGGTCACCAAGCCAACGCGGAGGTTTTCATGGACCAACATCATTAGGTTCTCTTTGCTGCCTAGTTTTTCGGCCAAATACTCTGTATGTCCAGTATGTGGAAAGTTAGCCAGTTGCATTGCTTCCTTATTGATAGGGGCCGTTACTAGGGCATCCACATAACCATCTTTAAGAGCCTGTACGGCTTTTTCTAGGGCGATATAGGCGTATTTGCCTGATTCTTCAGAGATATTGCCCAGATTGATACGGACGTTATCGGTCCAGCAATTAACCACATTGATTTGCCCTTCTTCGGGCGTATCTCCTTCTTCTAGGGTATGAAACTGAAAACTACGAAGCTTGACAATATTTTTGTGGTAGGCCAAAATCTTGGCAGAACCAAAAATAATGGGGGTGCAAAGCTCAGTGATGCGGCTATCGCTTAGTGTTTTGAGGAGTACTTCTGGTCCAATACCATTGATGTCTCCAATAGAAATTCCTATTTTAATCTTCTCCATTGTTGCTTGAAATGAGCGCATAAAAAAAAGCCCTAGGTCAGTTGCTGAATGAGCGCCTCGCAGGCACGATCCAACATTTTATAGACCAACTCAAAGCCATTGTCATCCCAATAAGGATCGGGAACAGCTTGGTTGAAATTGGGCCGTTCGAAGTTCATAATGAGCTGTACTTTTGCTTTTTGCTCTTCTCCTTGGGCCATTTTTCGGGCATCTTGGTAATTTTGGCTGTCCATAGCCAGAATAAGGTCAAAGATAGCAAAATCTTTGGGTTTTAGGGCTCTAGATCGCTGTTGGCTGAGGTCGATTCCATGCGCCAACGCTACCGCCTGAGAGCGAGGATCAGGGGCTTCCCCAGCATGATAGGCCGAGGTTCCCGCAGAATCAATGCTCCAGTCTAAATTTAAATCCTGGACTTTTTTGCGCAGAATGCCTTCTGCTAGCGGAGAGCGGCATATATTGCCTAGACAAAGCATTAAAATTTTCATTATAAGATTTGCTTTTTTATTTTGTACAACTGTTTAGTCTTTAAAGGGCTTTAGCTAAAGCATTAGTGGCTATAGCAAAGTTTTATATCAAAGTAAATAAACTCCCCCGATTTATGTCAAAAATAAAGGGACAACTATTTAAACGGGGGCTGATGTGGCATCTGCGCTCAGCCTCTCAGCGGCAGCAAACTCCTAAAAGTTTGCAGCAGCAGAGTCTGCTGTTTTTATTGCAAATGGCCCAGC
This window contains:
- the pdxA gene encoding 4-hydroxythreonine-4-phosphate dehydrogenase PdxA produces the protein MRSFQATMEKIKIGISIGDINGIGPEVLLKTLSDSRITELCTPIIFGSAKILAYHKNIVKLRSFQFHTLEEGDTPEEGQINVVNCWTDNVRINLGNISEESGKYAYIALEKAVQALKDGYVDALVTAPINKEAMQLANFPHTGHTEYLAEKLGSKENLMMLVHENLRVGLVTNHLPIKEVANALNSQTVLRKLQLMHHSLRADFGLDRPKIAVLGLNPHASDGGNIGTEEQEIIIPAIEKAKKEGIMAIGPYPADGFFGSQNYRNFDAILAMYHDQGLVAFKALSFGQGVNFTAGMPFVRTSPDHGTAFNLAGKNVAESDSFRRALYLAIDAYRNRANYEDMHANEMPIISLEQYEKEEEQQRRQERKQRKQRQQEKNEESNQQEENKEEDQKQRPKRGPKRPARGPKRKGPRPADAVENEQETETPKNEQKQEPKAETPKNEQKQEPKKQEPKAETPKNEQKQEPKKQEPKAETPKNEQKQEPKKQEPKAEAPKNEQKQEPKKQEPKAETPKNEQKQEHKKQEPKAEAPKNEQKQEPKKQEPKAETPKGELKQEELNKD
- a CDS encoding low molecular weight protein-tyrosine-phosphatase: MKILMLCLGNICRSPLAEGILRKKVQDLNLDWSIDSAGTSAYHAGEAPDPRSQAVALAHGIDLSQQRSRALKPKDFAIFDLILAMDSQNYQDARKMAQGEEQKAKVQLIMNFERPNFNQAVPDPYWDDNGFELVYKMLDRACEALIQQLT